The proteins below are encoded in one region of Shewanella algae:
- a CDS encoding hybrid-cluster NAD(P)-dependent oxidoreductase: protein MTLNPLQVSPAISQFQAGQWVPGELRLICVARWQETPDVVSFRFKAAQPLSFHFKPGQFLALQLEMAGEEYRRCYTISSSPSRPNSLMLTIKRVEGGKISNYLIDNLKPGHSLMASGPYGQFNLIDIPAERYLFLSAGCGITPMFSMSRFLTDSYLDSDIAFIHCARSEQDLIFRGSLRAMNSRHDNFKLGYLLEQGSETASVSGDLAECPMLPGRLSLAALEQLVPDYRQRTVYVCGPEAYMTATEQMLAQADFDMTRFHKESFAENTSAPAGDGSANYRLSVAGLELSINGDQTLLEALESEGLPIIAACRSGVCGSCKCRVVSGEVESSSQQTLNQDEIDSGMVLACSSRVKSDIQLETGPF, encoded by the coding sequence ATGACACTCAATCCATTACAAGTTTCGCCGGCAATCAGTCAATTTCAGGCTGGTCAATGGGTTCCCGGAGAGCTGCGGCTCATTTGTGTCGCCCGCTGGCAGGAAACCCCGGATGTGGTGAGTTTTCGTTTTAAAGCGGCCCAGCCGCTGTCTTTTCATTTCAAGCCCGGGCAGTTTTTGGCATTGCAATTGGAGATGGCCGGTGAGGAGTATCGCCGCTGTTATACCATCTCATCTTCGCCATCTCGGCCTAATTCTTTGATGCTGACCATCAAGAGGGTTGAGGGCGGCAAAATTTCCAACTACCTTATCGATAATCTTAAGCCGGGCCACAGCCTGATGGCTTCCGGGCCCTACGGCCAGTTCAACCTTATCGATATACCAGCCGAGCGCTACCTGTTTTTAAGCGCCGGTTGTGGCATCACGCCGATGTTTTCCATGAGTCGTTTTCTGACCGACAGTTATCTTGACAGCGATATCGCCTTTATTCACTGTGCCAGAAGCGAGCAGGATCTCATCTTCCGAGGCAGTTTGCGGGCCATGAACAGCCGTCACGATAATTTTAAGCTGGGCTATCTGCTGGAGCAGGGAAGTGAGACTGCCTCAGTCTCCGGGGACCTTGCCGAGTGCCCTATGTTACCGGGACGCCTGAGCTTGGCGGCACTGGAACAACTTGTGCCGGATTATCGCCAGCGCACCGTGTATGTCTGTGGCCCTGAGGCTTATATGACGGCCACAGAGCAGATGCTGGCGCAAGCAGATTTCGATATGACGCGTTTTCACAAGGAAAGCTTTGCTGAAAATACCTCGGCGCCCGCGGGTGACGGTTCGGCCAATTATCGCTTGAGTGTTGCCGGCCTTGAGCTCAGCATCAATGGCGATCAGACCCTGCTCGAAGCGCTGGAGTCTGAAGGTTTGCCCATTATTGCCGCCTGTCGCAGCGGCGTTTGTGGCTCCTGTAAGTGCCGGGTTGTCTCCGGTGAGGTGGAAAGCAGCAGCCAACAGACGCTCAACCAGGATGAGATTGACTCAGGTATGGTGCTGGCGTGCTCCAGCCGGGTGAAGAGTGATATTCAACTGGAAACCGGCCCCTTCTAA